The window CAGCATCTGGAGTGTCAGCTGGAGTTCTGGCGCGGACAGCTGCAGGGAGCGCCGCCGGCCCTCGATCTGCCCCGCCGTAGCTCCGGAACGGGGGACGGCTTCGGTGACCGGGGCGCCACCCGGCGATTCCACTTGCCCGCGGAGCTGAGCGAGGAGCTGCGGGTCCTCAGCCGCCGCACCGGAAGCACCCTCTTCATGACCCTGCTGGCGGCCTTTGCGACGCTGCTGCACCGCTACAGTGGCGCCTCCGACCTCAACGTCGGGGTGCCGGTGGCCGGACGGCCGCGGGCGGAGATGGAAGGGCTCATCGGCTTCTTCGTCAACACCCTCGTGCTGCGTCTCGGCATAGGCCGGGAAGCCACGGTTCGGGAGCTGCTGGCGGATGTTCGCGGGCGCTCGCTGGACGCTTTTGCCCACGAGGATCTGCCCTTCGAGCGGCTCGTGGCGGAGCTCAATCCGGAGCGCGACCTGACCCGTTCCCCCCTCTTCCAGGTGATGTTCGCCTTGCAGACCGCACCTGTGGCCCAGGTGGAGGTCCCCGGCTTGGTGCTGGAGCGGCTGGACATCGACAGCGGCACCACCCGCTTCGAGCTCTTCCTCGAGCTCACCGAGGCCGGTGACGTCATCGAAGGAGCCGCCCACTTCAGCCTCGAGCTCTTCGATCCCGCCTTCATGATGCGCTTCCTGGGCCACTTCCGAACCCTGCTGGAAGGTTTCGCTTCGGCCCCCGAGGGCGCCGTCGGGAACCTGCCGCTGCTGGCGCAGAGCGAGCGCCACCAGGTGCTGCGGGAGTGGAACGACAGCGCCGCAGCGGTGCCGTTGGACCGGCCGTTCCCGCAACTCTTCCGCAGCGCCGCGGAGCGCTGGCCACAGCGGCGCGCCGCCGCCGTCGGGGACCGCTCCCTGACCTACGCCGAGCTCTTCCAGCGATCCTCTGTGTTGGCCCGCCGGCTGGAGGGGCGCGGCGTCGGGCCGGGGACGGTGTTGCCGCTGTTGGCGGAGAGGAGCCTGGAGCTGCTGACGGCGGTGCTGGCGGTGCTGCACACCGGTGCCGTCTACCTGCCGCTGGACCCCCGCCATCCGGCGCCGCGGCTGGCGCAGGTGTTGGAGGAGAGCGGATGCACCACGGTGGTGTGCGCCGCCGAGCTGCTGCCGCTGCTGCAGGAAGCTGGCGAGATCCTGGATCCGGCTCCCCGGGCCGTGAAGCTGGAGGAGCTCCTCGACACCGCCGAGGCCGCCGAGACCCCGCGAGGCGGTGCGGCGCCGGCGGGGGGAGCGGAGCACCTGGCCTATGTCATCTACACTTCCGGGTCCACTGGCCGCCCCAAGGGCGCGATGGTCACTCAACGGGGGATGGTCAACCACCTTCACGCCAAGATCCGTGACCTCGGCCTGACCGGGGACGACGTGGTGGCGCAAACCGCCTCCCAGTGTTTCGACATTTCCGTCTGGCAGATGCTGGCGGCGCTGATGGTGGGAGGACGGGTGGAGATCTACCCCGACGAGGTAGCCCACGATCCCGCGGTGCTGGTGCAGCGGGTGGACGCCGACGACGTCACCATCCTGGAGACCGTTCCCTCTCTGATGCGCCTGCTGCTCGACGAGCTGGGCCGTCGCGCCGAGCGCCCGGAGCTGCGGGCGCTGCGCTGGCTGGTGCCCACGGGCGAGGCGTTGCCGCCGGAGCTGTGCTCCCGTTGGTATGAGGCCTATCCCGCCATCCGCCTGCTCAACGCCTATGGCCCCACCGAATGCTCCGACGACGTCAGCCACTACCCGGTGCCGGCGGGCGAGGGCGCGGTGGTCAAGACCATCTCCATCGGGCGCCCGGTGCTCAATACCCAGCTCTACGTGGTGGACCGTCTGTTCCGGCCCGTTCCGCCGGGGGTGGTGGGAGAGCTGTGGGTGGGCGGGCAGGGAGTCGGCGGCGGCTATCTGCACGATCCCCAGCGCACCGCGGAGGTCTTCGTGCCGGACGCTTTCTCCGGTGCCGCCGCCGGCCGTCTCTACCGCACCGGCGACCTGGTCCGCCACCTGCCGGACGGCCGGCTGAGCTTCCTCGGGCGGGTGGATCATCAGGTCAAGATCCGCGGTCACCGGCTGGAGTTGGGGGAGGTGGAGGCCCAGCTGCAGCGTCACCCGGCCCTCGAAGCTGCGGTGGTAGCAGCTCAGAAGGAAACTTCCGGCGCCCTGCAGCTGGTGGCCTACGTGCTCTACGGAGACGTGGGGGAGGTACCGGTGGAGGAGCTCCGGGGCTTTTTGCAGGAGCGGTTGCCGACATACGCCGTGCCCACCGCCTGGACGGTGCTGGAGGAGTTGCCGCTGACCCCCAACGGCAAGGTGAACCGCCGGGCTCTGCCCCGGGTGAGCGCCGAAGGCCAGGCCGGAGACCGCCCGTACACCGCTCCTCGGGACGAGACCGAGGAGGCATTGGCGGAGATCTTCGCCGGCCTCATCGGAATCCAACGGGTGGGTGTCTTCGACGACTTCTTCGACCTCGGGGGCCACTCCCTGCTGGCTACCCAGGCTCTTTCCCGCATCCGGGAGACTTTCGCCATCGACCTCGAGTTGCGCAGGCTCTTCGAGGCGCCCACCGTCGCCGAGCTGGCCGGGGTGGTGGAGGACCGGATTATCGAGCAGATCGAGAGCCTGAGCGACGAAGAAGTGGATTCGCTCCTCGAGGAGGACGAGCCAGCGCCGCTGGCGCCCGCCCCGACGGAAGATCTGGTGGAGTCCCTGCCGGAGCGGTCCGGATGAGCGGGCCGGATGTCCAGAAAACGGATCTCGGGGGCCCAGGTCTCCGGGACAGGGATCTCCAAGAAACGGATCTCCGGGAAACGGCTCCTCAGGACGCCGTTCCGGTGGAGCCCCCGCGCCCCGAGCCATCCCTCGACGCCGCCACCACGCCGGAGCTCTTCGCGCGGCGAGCCCGCGAGGCCCCCGAAGCCCCATGCCTGCGCTTCCAGGGTGAGGCGGTTTCCTACGGCGAGCTCCACCGTTGGTCGGAGATCCTCGCCCACCGGCTCCGGGCCGCCGGGGTGAGGGTGGAGGATCGGGTGGCGGTGCACCTGGAGCGGGGACCGGAAATGGTCGCCGCCCTGCTGGCGGTATGGCGGGCCGGCGCGGCCTACATTCCGCTGGATCCGCAATTCCCCGCCCGCCGGCTCCAGGGGATGGTCGAGGCCGGCGGCGTGAAGGCCGTGTTCTCGCGGCGGGCTCTGCCCTTCACCGTGGCCCCAGAGCTGCCGATTCTCGATCCGGCGCCGGCAGCTTCGTCGGATCTCGGCGACGGGGGAGGGGATCCTCTACCGGACCCCGAGGCGGGGTGTCTCGCCTACGTCATCTTTACCTCCGGCTCCACCGGCCAGCCCAAGGGCGTGCAGGTGGAGCACCGGGCGCTGGTCAACTTTCTCCGCTCCATGGCGCAGCGGCCGGGACTGGAGCCGCAGGACGTGCTGGTGGCGGTCACCACCATCTCCTTCGACATCGCCGGATTGGAGCTTTTCCTGCCCCTCGTCCGCGGCGCCACGGTGGTCATCGCACCGCGCTCCGTAGCCTCCGACGGAGCCCGCTTGGCGCGGCTTCTGGACGCGGCTCAGGCCTCCGTCCTGCAGGCCACGCCGGCGACCTGGAAGCTGCTCCTGGACGCCGGGTGGAGCGGCCGGCGGGCGCTGCGCATGGTGTGCGGCGGGGAGGCCCTACCGCGGGATCTGGCGCAGCGTTTGCTGCCCCTGGGCAGGGATCTATGGAATGTCTACGGTCCCACGGAGACCACCATCTGGTCGTCGGTGGCACGGGTCCGGGAGGAGAGCGGGCCGGTGTCCATCGGGGATCCTATCGACCGTACCGAGCTCCTGGTGGTGAACGGCCGGGGAGAGTGGCAGCCCCCGGAGCAGGAAGGGGATTTGCTCATCGGTGGCGACGGTCTGGCGCGGGGCTACCTGGACCGCCCAGGACTCACCGCCGAGCGCTTCGTCCCCCATCCCTGGGCTGCGCGCCCGGGACAACGGCTATATCGCACCGGAGATCGGGCGCGCTCGCTGGGGGACGGCCGGCTGCTCTTCCTCGGCCGCCGGGATCACCAGGTCAAGGTGCAAGGCTTTCGCATCGAGCTGGGAGAGATCGAGGTCGCCCTCCGTTCTCTGCCGGGGGTGGCGGAAGCGGTGGTGACGGTGCAGAGTGGAGAGGCTGCCAGAGAAGACGCGGAGCGGCGCCTGGCGGCCTACGTCGTGCCCGCCCGGAACGGGGGGCCGGAACCGGCCTCCGAAGATTCCCTGGCCGCCGAGCGTACCGGCCACTGGCGGGAGATCTGGGATCTGGCCTACGACGGCGAGCCCGAGGACGGTGACGAAGCGCTGGACATCCGCGGATGGAAGGACAGTTACACCGGCGAGACCATCGCGGCTCCGGAGATGGAAGAGTGGGTGAGCACCACCGTCGAACGGATCCGCGGTCTCGGCGCCCGGCGGATCCTCGAGATCGGCAGCGGCGTGGGGCTCTTGGTGGAAAGGCTGGTGCAACGGCACGCGCCCCACGGCCTGCGCTACGTGGCCACGGATGCCTCGCCCCGGGCGGTGGCTATCCTGCGCCGGCGCTTCGGCGGCGGGTCCTTCCCGGCCGTAGAGATCCTGCAGTCCGCTGCGGCGGAGCTGGCGGAGAAGCTCCAGCCCGACGACCGCTTCGATCTCGTCGTCCTCAATTCCGTGGCCCAGTACTTCCCGGGCATCGAGTATCTGGAGTCCGTGCTGCGCAGCCTGCGGCCCTTCCTGACGCCGGGCGGCAGCTGGTTCCTCGGAGATCTGCGCAGCCTGCCCTTGCTCGAGCCATTCATCACCGACGTGCTGCTGCAGCGGGGGGACCCGGCGATGTCCGCGGCGCGGCTGCGCCAAGAGGTTCGTCTGCGGGTGCGCTCCGAGGAGGAGCTGTGCTTCCATCCCGCCTACTTTCGGCACCTGGCGGCCCGGGAAGGCTACGGCGCGCCGTACATTGAGCTGCGCCGGGGGCGTTGCCGCAACGAGATGACCGGCTTCCGATACGACGTCGTTCTCGGCGGGGGTGAGGACCGGCGGATCGGGAATCCAGCCCCTCCGGCCATTGCCGTGACCCCCTGGCGGGAGGATCTCCGGGAGGAGGATCTGGGCGGCTTGCTGGAGGGCCGCCCGGGGCAGGTATGGAAGCTCTCGGGCATCGCCAACGGACGCGTTTCCAGGGCGGTGACGGCGGTGGAGATGTTGCGCGGCAGCGAGCCCCGCAGGCCTTTGGAGGAGCTGCGCCACAGCGTCGGGGAGCGCTGCCGGGAGCGGGCCGCCTGGGATCCGGAGGAGGTCTGGGAGCGGGCGGTGGCGGCGGAATGGCAGGCGTTTCTGTCCTGGTCCGAAGAGAGCCGGTCTGCCGAGGCCCACACCGGTGGGCCCTACTCCGGCGAGGGGCCGGGCGCCTCCGAGGAAGGGCGCTTCGATGCTCTCTTCGTGCCCGCCGGCGTTCCCCGGCCGCCGAAGCCCCAGCCTGCGGCCCCGCCGGCGCCTCGGACCGACACCGCCTGGGCCAACGATCCCACCGTCGCGGCCCGAGACCTGACCTGGGGGCAGGAGCTACGCCGGAAGCTGGAAGAGACGCTTCCGGAATACATGGTGCCCCGGGCGGTGACGGTGGTCGACGGCCTGCCCCTGACCCTCAACGGCAAGGTTGATCGGGACGCCCTGCCCCGGGTTCGCGGCTTGGGAGGAGGGCGGCCCTACGCGGTGCCACGGAGCGGTCTGGAACGGCAGATCACCGAGATCTGGAGCGAGCTGCTGAGCGTGCCTCGGGTGGGAGTGCAGGACGATTTCTTCGCCCTCGGCGGCCAGTCGCTGCTGGCGGGACGGCTGATGGCCCGGCTGCGGGATCATCTGCAGCTGGAGCTTTCGCCGGCAATGCTCTTCGCGGCTCCGACGCCGGCGGCGCTGGCGGCCCGCATCGAAGAGTTGCGCGGCGCGGAGGTCGCCGAGCCGGCGCTGGAGAAAGTGCCCCGGGACCGCCCCCTGCCCCTGTCCTCGGCCCAGGAGCGAATGTGGCTGTGGGCTCAAATGGAGCCCGGCAGCACCGCCTTCAATGTCGCCTTCGCGGTCGCCATGGCGGGGCGGCTGGACGCCGCGACCCTGGACTGGACCCTGGATCGGCTGCGGGCGCGCCACGAGGCCTTGCGCACTCGCCTCACCGGCACCGAGCCCCCGGCCCAGAGGATCGATGCGCCGGCGCCGTGGCCGCTGCCGGTGGTGGACCTCGGCGGCCTCGGCGCCGCCGGCCGGGAAGCGGAGACCCAGCGGCTGCTGGCGCGCCTGGAAGCCCTTCCCTTCGTGCTCGACGGAGGGGTTCTGGTCCGACACTTGCTGCTGCGGCGCTCCACCGAGGATCACGTCTACGGCTTCGGCTTCCACCACATCGCCGGCGATGCCTGGTCGGTGGCAGTGCTGGTGCGGGAGATCTGCGAGCTCTACCGCTCGCGCCGGCAAGGCCTGCCACCACAGCTGCCGGCGCCGACGGTGCAATACGCCGATTTCGCCGTCTGGCAGCGGCATCGCCAGGGATCCGAAGCCATGGCGCAGCGCCTCGCGCAGTGGCATCATCGGCTGCTTCCGGCCATGCCGCCGGCCTGGGTTTCCCCGCCGCGCCGGCGATCTCCGGGAGCCGCCGGAGCCGGGGCGCGGGGGTTGCAGGAAAGCCGGAGCGCAAGGCTCCGGGGCGACATCCTCCGGGATCTTCACTCCCTGGCGGGGAGGCACCAGGCGACCCTCTTCATGACCCTCCTGGCGGCGATCCAGGTGCTGGTGCATCGGTACACCGGCCGCTCGTGGGTGACCGTCGGTAGCCTCTTCGGCGGCCGCTCGCGGCCGGAGCTGGAAGCGGTGGTGGGCTTCTTCGTCAACGTCCTGCCCCTGGCGGTGCGGCTGAGGCCGGAGATGAGTTTCGGCGCCGCTCTGGAAGCGGTGCAAAAGGCGAGCTCTTGGGCCTTCGCCGACCAGGAGGTGCCCTACGAGGGTGTTCTTCAGGGCCTGCGGCCGGCCCTCGCCGGCAACCGGGCTTCCGAGCCGTTCCAGATGCTGGTGATCTACGAGGATGTGCCGCTGCCCGCCCTCGCCCTGCCGGACCTGGAGGTTCGGGAGCTGCCCTTCGAGGGGGACGGCAAGACCGCAGCCTACGACTTTACCTGGACGCTGATTCCCCGGCCGCGAGGCCTGGAGGTGATTCTGGCCTTCGATTCCGGACGATTCGATGGTCTGGATGTGGAGATAGTGCTAAAGGACTTGTTGGAAGTTCTGGGTTCGGCGGCCAAAGACTCCCGGCGAACCCTGCGGAAACTGCCACCGCTGTCCCCGGAGATGCGTTCCCAGCGCGAGCGCAGCGACGGCTCCCTGAGCCTCGGCTCCGCCGCCGACGAGGTGGCCGCGGGGACAGCAGTCGAGTCAGAGATGGTGAAGACGGCCGATGAAGAGGGCTCCCGGCGTCGTCTGGAAGAGGTTCGGGAGCACCGAGATCAGAAGAAATCCCAGCTGTCGGATCGGCGTCGGGAGTTGTTACGCCGACGCTTGAGGCGTTGACGCCCGGTCCGGTGGTTGCTTGATGCGTTGAACCGGAGGAGAGGATGAAGCAGAGATTGCGTCAGACCCTACGTTCCCTGACTCACCGTCCGGGACTCACTGTCCTGATTCTGTTGATCATGGCATTGTGCATCGGCGGTAACGCCTCGGTGTTCAGCGTCGCCAAGGCGGTGCTGTTCCAGGATTTGCCTTACGACGAAGGGGATCGCCTGGTCCTCATCTCTCAGATTTACATTCCCGAAGACCAGGACAACGACTTCTCCTGGGCCGAGATCCAGGAATGGCGAGAGCGGTTGACCCGTTTCGACGCCCTCGTCCCGGTGCTCAACTGGCGGGACCGCATCCTCGGCGGCGACGACGGCGTCGAGCGGGTGGGGGTGAACTATGTGACCTCGGAGTATTTCAAGCTTCTGGGCATCGAGCCGGCGCTGGGCCGTTTGTTTTCCGCCGACGAGGACGGGGCCCCGGGCAGCGCCGCCCGGGTCCTGCTGAGCTACGAGCTGTGGACCCGGCGCTATGGGCAGGATCCGGAGATTCTCGGCCGTACCCTGCAGTTCAACGACCAGCCGTACACCGTCCTCGGCGTTTTGCCGGAGGGCTACGTAGACTTTGGAGAAGAGCTTTGGGAGGTGGATGTGTGGATGCCCGCCACCCAGGCGGGGGAGAGCTTTCCGGAGGGCACCGGGATCTACGAGGGCAATGAGCTGCGTTATTGGTTCGGTCTCGCCCGCCTGGCCCCCGGGGTGACCCTGGAGCAGGGAGAGGAGGAGGTCAAGGCCATCGCGGCGCAGATGGCTCAAGACTTCCCGGACAGCAACAAAGACTACACCGCGCGTCTGTTGCCGCTGCGTGAGTTCATCTTCGAGAATCTCACCGACAGCATGCGCATTCTGCTCGCCGGTGCGGCCTTGATCCTGCTCCTCGGCTGCGCCAATATCGCCAGTCTGCTGCTGGCCCGGCAAGCGGAGCGGCGCAAGGAGCTCTACCTACACCTCGCCCTGGGGGCCGGACGGGGCCGCCTCTTCGCCAACGTTCTCCTGGAGGGGCTGATGCTGGCGCTCATCGGCGGGGTGCTGGGCATCTTGCTGGCGGTGGTCGGCACCCGAGTGATGGCCAGCGTGGTGGATCTGCCAGCGATGGCCGAGGTCAGCCTGGATGGGACGGTGCTGTGGATCTCGGTGGCCGCCAGCGTGCTCACCGGTATTCTCTTCGCTCTGCCGCCGGCGCTCAGCGTGTTGCGCATGGAGGCTCGCGGCACGCTCGCTCAGATCCGAGCCAAAGAGGGCGGCCGCACCCACTCGGGGCGCGCCCGCAACGGGCTTCTGGTGTTCCAGGTCTCGGTGGTGGTCATGCTGCTGGTGGTGGCGGGACTGCTGCTGCGCAGCTTCATGGAGCTGCGCTCGGCGGACGTGGGCTTCAATCCCGACGACATGCTGACCCTGAAGATCCTGTTCGAATCGGAGCGCTATCAGGATCCCTCCAACCTCCTGCTCACGGAGCGTGAGCTGATCGATCGGCTGGAAGCGCTGCCGGGCATCGAAGGGGTCGCCTTCTGGGGGCCCAACGTGCCTGGTATCAGCACCCGTTTCATGGACGTGCAGCCGTCGTCGGCGGGGGAGGAGGACGCCTCGGTGCGGGTTAACGCCCACGTCATCAGCCACGGAGCGCTAGAGGTGATGGAGCTGCCGCTGCTGCGCGGCCGTACCTTCAACAAAGCGGATACCGCCGAGACCCCTCGGGTGGTGATGATCACTGAATCCCTGGCGCAGATTCTATGGCCCGACGGCGATGCCCTGGACAAGCAGCTCCGGCGGGTGGGCCGTCCCGACGAGCCGCTCTACACCGTGGTCGGCGTCACCGGTAACGCCCGTTTCCAGGGGCGCTTCGACGACGACCACCACCAGCTGATCTTCAGTCACCAGCAGCTGCCCATGCCCAGCACGACGTTGATGGTGCGCACCGCCATGGATCCGGAGGTGGTCACTCCCATGGTGCGCGAGGAGCTGCAGGCGCTGGATCCGCTGACCCCGGTCTTCGATATCGTCACCCTGCGCCAGCGCTTCAGCGATCAGGAGTCGAGCCAGCGGCTGAACGCGGTGGTGGTGGGCATGTACACCGCCCTGGCCCTGATCTTTGCTCTCCTCGGGCTCTACGGCATCCTCTCCTACATCGTGGTCCAGCGGCGTCAGGAGATCGGCGTCCGCATGGCCTTGGGGGCCCGCCGGGGCAGCGTCCTGCGAATGGTGATGACCTTCGGCCTGTCGCTGCTGGCCGGCGGCTTGCTGTTGGGCATGGTGGGGGCGGTGCTGGTCACCCGCCTGCTCTCCAGTGTGCTCTACGGCGTCGAGTCCTTCGATCCTCTGACCTTCGGGACGGTGATCGTGCTCTTCCTGGTGGTCGGTCTGGTGGCCACCTACGTGCCGGCGCGGCGGGTACTGAGCATCGACCCCAACCAGGTGCTGCGTTACGAATGAGGCTCCGGTTCCCAATCCTCGCCTCGGGGTGGCGCCCATGAGTTCGCGATCCGGGCGCGGCGCCACCCTGTCGGAGAAGCGCCGCAAGCTGCTGGCGCAGCGGCTCAAGGGCCGCGGCGGGGATCGGGCCGCCAGCACCATTCCGCGGCGGACGGAGACCGGGCCGGTGCGGCTCTCCTTCGCCCAGGAACGCCTGTGGTTTCTCGACCGTTGGCAGCCGGGGACCGCCGTCTACAACCTGCCGGACGTCATCCGCCTCCGGGGACGCCTGCGCCCCGAGCTGCTCGCCGCCTCCCTGCGGATGGTTCTGCAGCGTCACGAGGTGTTGCGGACGGTCTTTCCCCAGCGGGACGGCGTACCGTACCAGGTGGTGCAATTGTGTCCGGCGCAGCCCGTCACCGCCGTGGACTTGACCGGCCTGACGCCGGCGGACCGCCGGCGGGCCGGAGAAGAGTTGATCTCGCAGGAGGCCACCCGGGCCTTCGATCTGCAGACCGGGCCGGTGGTGCGTTTTCGCCTGCTGCGGTTGGCCGCGAAAGATCATCGGCTGATCCTCAACATGCACCACATCGTCGCCGACCTGTGGTCCTTCGGGATTCTGGTGCAAGAGCTCGGGATCCTCTACCGGAGTCACTGCGAGGGGAAGAGGCCGCCCCTCGAGCCCCTAGCGCTCCAATACGCCGACTTCGCCCTGTGGCAGCGCCAGCGCCTGTCCGGGGAGCGGCTGGCGGGGGAGCTGGGCTTTTGGCGCCGGCAGCTGGCGGGATTTCCCCAGGTCTTGGAATTGCCGTCGGATCGGCCCCGGCCGGTTCACCTGAGCTCGCGGGGCCGATCCCTCTCCTTCCGCTTCCGGCGGTTCGAGGCGAGCGCTCTAAAGGAGCTGGCCCAGCATTCCGAGGCGACCCTAGTGATGGTTCTGCTGGCGGCGTTCCAGGCCCTGCTGGGACGACTCTCGGGTCAGCGGCGCTTTCTCCTGGGATCCCCGGTGGCGGGGCGCACCCGCAGCGAGCTGGAGCCGCTGGTGGGATTGTTCGTCAACACCCTGGTCTTGCCCACGGACCTCGGCGGCGATCCCCGCTTCGAAGACCTCGTCGCACGGGCTCGCGAGACCTTGGTGGACGCCCTGTCGCACCAGGAACTCCCCTTCGAGCGTCTGGTGGAGGAGCTGCAGCCGGAACGGGAGCCCTCCCGGCCGCCCCTGGTTCAGGTGCTCTTCGCCATGCAGAACGCACCGGTGCCGGCGCTCCGGCTGCCGGAGCTGACCCTCGCCCGGGCGGATGCCGAAACCGGTACGACGAAATTTGACCTGACGCTCTTCCTGGGGGAGGAGGACGGGGCGCTGGGCGGAGCTCTGGAGTACGCCGAGGACCTCTTTGACGGCACCCGCATGCTGCGGCTGGTAGGGCAGTTGGAGACACTATTGGCCGCGGGGGTGGAGAATCCGGCACGGCGGCTGGGGGAGTTGCCGCTGCTGTCGCCGGCGGAGGCCCAGCAGCTGAGGGAATGGAGCCGAGGGCCCACCGAGGCGCCCTCCGAAGCACCGGAGCTTCCGCGGCTGCACCAGATCTTCGAACATTCCGCCGCCGCCCACGGAGACACCGCGGCGGTGCTCCACGGCACCGTCGAGCTTACATATCGGCAGGTGGAGGCTCAGGCCAACCGTCTGGCCCGGGTCCTGCGCCGCCGGGGGGTCGTGCCGGGAGCCTTGGTGGGCCTTTGCCTGGAGCGCTCCCCGGAGCTGGTGGTGGCGATTCTCGCCGTGCTCAAGAGCGGAGCGGCCTATGTGCCCCTGGACGCGGCCTATCCCGCCGAGCGTCTCGGCGCCATGGTGGACGATGCAGGGCTTCGAAAGGTGATCACCGGCGGAGCCTCCGGCGCGGCGCTGGAGCCCCTCGCCAGCCGCCGGGAGCTGGACTTGTTGCGCCTCGAGGAGCTCCGCGGCGAGCTGGAGGCGGCGAGCCCCAAGCCTCCGGCGGCGGGCTCCGTGCCCCGAGAAGGGGTCGGCTACGTCATCTTCACTTCCGGGTCCACAGGCCGACCTAAGGGTGTGGCGCTGGGCCAGCGGGTGCTGGCTTCGTTGATGGAATGGCAGGAGTCGGCTCTCCCGGGACCGGCGCGCACGCTGCAGCTGGCGCCGGTGAGCTTCGACGTCCACTGCCAAGAGATTTTCTCCACCTTCCGGGGCGGCGGGACCCTGGTGCTGGTGGACGAGGAGACCCGCCGGGACGCCCGGGCGCTGCTGCACCACCTGCGCGAGCATCGCGTCGAGCGTCTCTTTCTGCCCTTCGTGGCGCTCCAGCAGCTGTCCGCCGCCGCCGAGGCGGACGGGTTCATTTGTCCGGCGTTGCTGGATGTGATCACCGCCGGCGAGCAGCTGCAGGTGGACGAATCTTTGCGGGATTTCTTCCGCCGCCATCCGTGCTGCCGACTGCACAACCACTACGGTCCGTCGGAAAGCCACGTGGTCACCGCCCTCTCGCTGTCCCCGGAGCCCGCGGGCTGGCCGACGCTGCCGTCCATCGGCCGGCCGGTGGCAGCGGCGGCGGTGCGGTTGGGGGGACGGCGCCTGGATCCGGTGCCCATCGGCGTCGACGGTGAGCTCCTGCTGGGACGCTTGGCCCCCGCCCACGGCTACACCGGACGTCCGGCCTTGACCGCTGAGCGCTTCGTCCCGGACCCCTTCACCAGCCGTCCCGGGGGGCGCCTCTACCGCACGGGGGACCGAGCCCGATATCTCGCCGATGGCCGGCTGCAATTCCTCGGGCGCTGGGATCATCAAGTCAAGGTCCGGGGCTACCGCATCGAGCCGGGGGAGATCGAGG of the Acidobacteriota bacterium genome contains:
- a CDS encoding amino acid adenylation domain-containing protein, whose amino-acid sequence is MEPPRPEPSLDAATTPELFARRAREAPEAPCLRFQGEAVSYGELHRWSEILAHRLRAAGVRVEDRVAVHLERGPEMVAALLAVWRAGAAYIPLDPQFPARRLQGMVEAGGVKAVFSRRALPFTVAPELPILDPAPAASSDLGDGGGDPLPDPEAGCLAYVIFTSGSTGQPKGVQVEHRALVNFLRSMAQRPGLEPQDVLVAVTTISFDIAGLELFLPLVRGATVVIAPRSVASDGARLARLLDAAQASVLQATPATWKLLLDAGWSGRRALRMVCGGEALPRDLAQRLLPLGRDLWNVYGPTETTIWSSVARVREESGPVSIGDPIDRTELLVVNGRGEWQPPEQEGDLLIGGDGLARGYLDRPGLTAERFVPHPWAARPGQRLYRTGDRARSLGDGRLLFLGRRDHQVKVQGFRIELGEIEVALRSLPGVAEAVVTVQSGEAAREDAERRLAAYVVPARNGGPEPASEDSLAAERTGHWREIWDLAYDGEPEDGDEALDIRGWKDSYTGETIAAPEMEEWVSTTVERIRGLGARRILEIGSGVGLLVERLVQRHAPHGLRYVATDASPRAVAILRRRFGGGSFPAVEILQSAAAELAEKLQPDDRFDLVVLNSVAQYFPGIEYLESVLRSLRPFLTPGGSWFLGDLRSLPLLEPFITDVLLQRGDPAMSAARLRQEVRLRVRSEEELCFHPAYFRHLAAREGYGAPYIELRRGRCRNEMTGFRYDVVLGGGEDRRIGNPAPPAIAVTPWREDLREEDLGGLLEGRPGQVWKLSGIANGRVSRAVTAVEMLRGSEPRRPLEELRHSVGERCRERAAWDPEEVWERAVAAEWQAFLSWSEESRSAEAHTGGPYSGEGPGASEEGRFDALFVPAGVPRPPKPQPAAPPAPRTDTAWANDPTVAARDLTWGQELRRKLEETLPEYMVPRAVTVVDGLPLTLNGKVDRDALPRVRGLGGGRPYAVPRSGLERQITEIWSELLSVPRVGVQDDFFALGGQSLLAGRLMARLRDHLQLELSPAMLFAAPTPAALAARIEELRGAEVAEPALEKVPRDRPLPLSSAQERMWLWAQMEPGSTAFNVAFAVAMAGRLDAATLDWTLDRLRARHEALRTRLTGTEPPAQRIDAPAPWPLPVVDLGGLGAAGREAETQRLLARLEALPFVLDGGVLVRHLLLRRSTEDHVYGFGFHHIAGDAWSVAVLVREICELYRSRRQGLPPQLPAPTVQYADFAVWQRHRQGSEAMAQRLAQWHHRLLPAMPPAWVSPPRRRSPGAAGAGARGLQESRSARLRGDILRDLHSLAGRHQATLFMTLLAAIQVLVHRYTGRSWVTVGSLFGGRSRPELEAVVGFFVNVLPLAVRLRPEMSFGAALEAVQKASSWAFADQEVPYEGVLQGLRPALAGNRASEPFQMLVIYEDVPLPALALPDLEVRELPFEGDGKTAAYDFTWTLIPRPRGLEVILAFDSGRFDGLDVEIVLKDLLEVLGSAAKDSRRTLRKLPPLSPEMRSQRERSDGSLSLGSAADEVAAGTAVESEMVKTADEEGSRRRLEEVREHRDQKKSQLSDRRRELLRRRLRR
- a CDS encoding ABC transporter permease; amino-acid sequence: MKQRLRQTLRSLTHRPGLTVLILLIMALCIGGNASVFSVAKAVLFQDLPYDEGDRLVLISQIYIPEDQDNDFSWAEIQEWRERLTRFDALVPVLNWRDRILGGDDGVERVGVNYVTSEYFKLLGIEPALGRLFSADEDGAPGSAARVLLSYELWTRRYGQDPEILGRTLQFNDQPYTVLGVLPEGYVDFGEELWEVDVWMPATQAGESFPEGTGIYEGNELRYWFGLARLAPGVTLEQGEEEVKAIAAQMAQDFPDSNKDYTARLLPLREFIFENLTDSMRILLAGAALILLLGCANIASLLLARQAERRKELYLHLALGAGRGRLFANVLLEGLMLALIGGVLGILLAVVGTRVMASVVDLPAMAEVSLDGTVLWISVAASVLTGILFALPPALSVLRMEARGTLAQIRAKEGGRTHSGRARNGLLVFQVSVVVMLLVVAGLLLRSFMELRSADVGFNPDDMLTLKILFESERYQDPSNLLLTERELIDRLEALPGIEGVAFWGPNVPGISTRFMDVQPSSAGEEDASVRVNAHVISHGALEVMELPLLRGRTFNKADTAETPRVVMITESLAQILWPDGDALDKQLRRVGRPDEPLYTVVGVTGNARFQGRFDDDHHQLIFSHQQLPMPSTTLMVRTAMDPEVVTPMVREELQALDPLTPVFDIVTLRQRFSDQESSQRLNAVVVGMYTALALIFALLGLYGILSYIVVQRRQEIGVRMALGARRGSVLRMVMTFGLSLLAGGLLLGMVGAVLVTRLLSSVLYGVESFDPLTFGTVIVLFLVVGLVATYVPARRVLSIDPNQVLRYE